The Candidatus Nitrosoglobus terrae genome segment TTGTCACTCCAGTAAACCCTGATCGCAACCGCACTGTATATAGCCTAGTACTTCAGCATCAGGTCACTGAACGACTAAAGTATGTCTTCCAGCATGACTTTGGGATTGAACCCCATGCCGTTGAAAATTTCACTAAGACAGCACGCTGGTACGGCATTAATCAATACCTATTCTATCAAGTTAAAAAAACCCTAGGGGCCGGCCTGCGTTTTGAATGGTTTCGGGATGCGCAGGGCGTTCGGGTAATGGCCAATGGCCTGTCTGGGCCAGCAGATTACTTTGAGGCCACGGTCGGATTAAGGTGGGACATCTTAAAATGGGTTACCTTTCGCCCAGAAGTACGCTATGACTGGATGAGCTCCAGCACGGGCTTTAGGGCTTTTAATGATAATACCAAAAGTAATCAGGTCATTATCGCTGCAGATTTAATTATTAAATTCTAGCACCCTACCCCTTTCCTCCTCGCTGTCGCTCCAGCCTAGCCACAAAAACTTCAATTAAACGTTGGTAAAGTTCATCTTTCAGCACCTGATCTTCAACTCCAGAATCAATATTAGGATTATCATTCACTTCAATGACCTTTACTCCGCGCGCAGTCTCTTTAAGATCGACCCCATAAAGCCCATCACCAATCAGGGTTGCCGCCCGCAAACCCACTTGTATAACTTTAGCTGGAACATCCGCTATTTTAAGGGTCTCGTACCCTCCATGCTTTGGACGCCCAGGGGCATTATGATTCAAGATCTGCCAATGTTTCCGCGACATAAAATAACGACAGGCAAAAAGCACCTCCTTATTTAGTACCCCGATCCGCCAATCAAAAGTCGTATAGACAAACTCCTGAGCTAACAGTAAATCTGAGTCCTTAAATAACTGTTTAGTCACCTGAAGCAGCTCTACTTTATTTTCTACCTTAAATACCCCTCGAGAAAAAGAGCCATCGGGTACCTTAATCACAATCGGGTAAGCAATCTGTTGTTCTACCTCCTCCCAATTATCTTTACGAAGAATCACCGTCTTGGGTATAGGGAGCTGATTACCTTCTAGTAGTTCCTTTAAGTAGATTTTATTGGTACAGCGAAGAATAGAATCTGGATCATCAATCACCACCATCCCCTCACTTTCTGCTTTCTTGGCAAAACGATAGGTATAGTGGGTAATCTGGGTAGTTTCACGAATAAATAAAGCATCATATTCAGCTAGCCGAGCATAATCCTGTCGCTGAATCAATTCCACATTTACCCCATAACGCTTACCCACCCGGATAAGTTTTTTGAGCGCTTGGGGATCTGAGGGGGGAAGTTGCTCTTGAGGATTATATAATACTGCTAAGTCATAGGGATAATGGCTACGGTTTCGGGGTTTACGCCATGGACGGCTAAGATGATCTTTCAATGCCGTGAAGAATGCCTCCATCTGATCTTTCTTCAACGTATGAAGCGATAAGGGCTTAAGAGTAGCAATGCGCCAACTGCCTTGAAGCTTAAATTCGACACGTAATATAGGCGCGCGAAAAACGCCAAATAACTGGTAAGCTAGCTCTTTTAATTCCCCTACTTCACATTGACCAAAAAACAACGTCAGGGTAAAGGTCGTGGAATCTCCATTCTCTTGTCTACGCGTTAAAATTTTATGGAGCTTTGAATCTAAATCCTCAGTATCCAAGCTATAAATCGCTTTACGACTGAGATCTTGGATAGTTCTCACCGTAGGTATGGATCTATGCCCCCGGGCTTCCGCTAACAATGAACAATAATAACCTAAGCTAAGATAGCGATAGCTCCGGCACAAATTAACAATATGCAGGTGCTTTTTTTTAGAGTACACCGGCAGAGTTAGGTAATCTTTCGCAGCAACTACTGAAAACGATGGATAATCAGCTTTCCAATCAGAAAGATTTTCCACCAATAGAATATGCTCAGCCATATTTAAGCTACCCTTCTCGACGGGAGATCATCAATACGGCAGCCAGCCCAGCACGGCCATAGCGCGCCATACATCCAAACTCCCAGTGCAAAATGGGCATACTGATGGAATCGGTAGGGGTTTCTTCATTCTCATAATCCACATAAGGATCATGAACATAAACAAAATGATCATCAAAACCAACTACTACTACCCAATGAGGAAATTTTTCCCCATAAATACGATAAGAGCTGATAAATATTACGGGAATACTACCTTTCTCAAATTTTTCTCGAATTTCAGGCACTGTTAAACTTCCTTGAATAATAGGAATATCTAAGGAATGAATCTCTTCAATCATATCTTCTTGTACTAAGCGCACCACTTCTTTTTTCTCCGCACTACGGACGCTGTTTAACAGGAATGTCTCTTCTGCTTTAACGTAGATTTCCACACCAAATCCCCGATGCCATGCTGATAAGGCAAGCCCATAAGGACCACAGCCTCCATGACCAGAAGTCATAAATATAGTTGTCGCCTCGCGCCAAATACGAAGCTCAAGCTTGCGATTTAAGGTTAATTCTGGATGTAGCGCTTTCATTGCCATCATCAATGCTGATGGCCCACAAGTGAAATCTAAAGTTTGCTCATAAAAAGGAACCCGAAGAAGGTCTAGATTCAAATCTGGGGTTAATGTCTTTTCTAGCCGCAGTGCATCCATATGATCTTCATAATAGCTCGCAAATTCCCCAAATTTCTTATAGCCTAGGCGGTTAAACAAACTCAGCGAAGCCCTATTGTCCTTTCGTATCTCTAAACGTAAGCAGGCTGCACCTCGCTCCCGTGCTGCTACTTCAGCCGCTTTCACCAATACCTCACCCACCCCCTGTTTGCGAGCTAAGGAACCTACCGCAATGGAATATAAACGAGCCATTGCCGTGCCTCGGCTAAATAGCAACAATACATAACCGCGCACTGTATGATCATCTTCTTCTACTAAAATTGACCCATTAGCCCTAGTAAGCATATAGCGAAAATTACGACGAGAAAGACGATCAGAGTGAAAACAGCTGGCTTCTAGATCAACCAAAGCATCTAAATCAGAAATTGTAGCGAGGCGAACCATAAATAAACGACTATATAAATTATTACAGAAACTTTAAATATTCTGGAACAAACAGGCTTTAACCTAAAAATCAAGCTAGGTAGAATACAATAAATTGATTAGTATCAATTTAAAATACTTTCTTATTTATCCTATTCCTAATTTATAGCGATGGATCAACGCTGGAAAAGGTAACTATCATGCCTCATTCTGCTCCCCCCTTAATGGAAATGATTACTCAGCTGATTGCTACCCCTTCAATAAGTAGCGTCAATCAAACTTGGGATCAAAGTAATCTTCCAATCATCGAGTTACTTGATTCTTGGCTATCTGCGCTAGGATTTAGCATCGAAATTCAGCCCATCCCCGATCAAAAAACTGACAAAGCCAACCTGATTGCCACTTTAGGCCAAGGATCAGAAGGACTCATATTAGCAGGTCATACCGATACAGTGCCTTTTGATCAAGGGCAATGGAGGCAAGATCCTTTCCAGCTGACGGAGCGAGAAGGAAAGCTTTATGGTTTAGGGACAGCCGATATGAAAGCCTTTCTTGTCCTAGCTATTGAAGCAGCCCGATCATTTAATCCTTCTACTTTAAAACACCCCCTCATCCTACTGGCCACGGCTGACGAGGAAAGTACCACCTGCGGTGCTCGCTCTTTGGTCAATGCGGGTCGATATCTTGGGCGCCACGCTCTTATTGGAGAACCAACTGGATTACGTCCCATACGCCAACATAAAGGGGTATTCATTGAGGGTATTCAGCTCCGTGGCCACTCGGGGCACTCTAGCAATCCTGCCCTTGGCAATAATGCCCTTGAAGGTATGCACGCCGTGATAAGTGAGTTACTTGCTTTTCGCGCTGATCTGGAATCTCGCTACCATAACCCAGTATTTGATGTACCCTCGCCTACCCTTAATCTAGGGCATATCCACGGCGGGGATAATCCTAATCGTATCTGCGCTGAATGTGAACTGCATTTTGATTTGCGCCCACTGCCAGGAATGGACATTCAGGAGCTTCGCCAAATGCTACACTCCCGAGTGACCCAAGTTGCTGTAAGCCGTGGCTTAACTTGTAAGACCATGATTTTAGCAGAAGGGATTCCTCCTTTTGAGACTCCCTCAACTGCAGCTATTATTGAGGCCACAGAACGCCTGACTGGATATCCAGCTGGCACGGCAGCCTTTGGCACTGAAGGCCCCTTTCTCAATCAGCTAGGCATGGAAACCGTTATCCTAGGACCTGGTGATATCGCTCAAGCCCACCAACCTAATGAATACCTCTCTTTAGACCGAATTAAGCCAACGATAGATTTATTACAACGACTGATCCAGCAGTTTTGCTGTCATTAACCCAGTTGATATAGGTGTATTAGCATTTGAGTCAGGATTACCTCCTACCTGAAGTTCACTGGCTTAGAAACGCCGCTTCCTATATTCACGCTCATCGGGGTCGAACATTCGTCATTGCTTTTGCTGGGGATACCGTACGGGAGCCTCATTTCCCTCACCTAATTCATGATATCACCCTACTAAGTAGTTTAGGTATTCAGTTGGTACTCGTCCATGGCGCTCGCCCCCAGATTGAAGCGGCACTTGCCCAACGAAACCTTAACTTACGCTATATCAATGGCCTACGAGTCACGGACGATAGCGTCCTCCCTCACATTAAAGAAGCGGTGGGTGCAGTACGAATTGAGATTGAAGCGCTATTATCCATGGGCTTACCTAACTCCCCTATGGCGGGAGCCAAAGTTCGAGTAGTCTCAGGCAATTTTATTACCGCGCGTCCCCTAGGAGTGAGAGAAGGGGTAGACTATTGCCATACTGGAGAGGTACGTAAAATAGATGCCCAAGCTATCCGCCAATGCCTTAATCATGGGGCTATTATTCTCCTCTCCCCACTGGGTTATTCACCTACTGGAGAAGTTTTTAACCTCAGTGCTGATGAAGTCGCTACCGCCTCAGCTATTGCCCTTAAGGCCGATAAGCTTATCTTTATGAGTGCGGAACTCTGGGCAGCAGAGCTATTGCCTAGAGAACTTACGCCCACTGGGGCAGCGCAGATTCTTCAGTCATCGCCGCAGCTACCGGGTGAACTAGCTTACTATCTTCAAAATGCAGTACGCGCCTGCCGGGCTAAAGTTCAGCGGGTACACATTATTCATCAGCACCTAGATGGCGCTTTGTTGATGGAATTATTTAAACGGGATGGGATTGGCACACTGGTAACGGCTACCGCTTTTGAGGATACCCGCAAAGCCACGATTGAAGATATCGGGGGGATTCTGGAACTTATTGCACCCTTAGAGGAAAAGAGCTTACTGGTACGACGACCCCGAGAGCGGTTAGAGATGGAAATCCATTGTTTTACCATCATGGAGCGGGATGGAGCAATCATTGCCTGTGCTGCATTATACCCTTTCTCAGCGGAAAAAATTGGTGAACTGGCCTGCTTAGTAGTACACCCGGATTACCGTCAATCCGGACGGGCAACGGCTTTGCTGGCTACTATCGAAAAAGCCGCCATGGAGCAAGGACTTCACCATCTATGCGTCCTGACCACCCAAACTGCTCATTGGTTTCAGGAACGGGGGTTTACTCCAGCAAACTTAGAGGTGTTACCGGAAAACAAACGAAGACTTTACAACTATCAACGTAATAGCAAAGTGCTGGTGAAATATTTATAATAAAGCACAGTATCTCTTGCTTAAAGCCATCAAGCTGCCCCCTGCCTAAGGCTAGCTAGCTAGCATTTACCGTTAAATAGCGGATCTCAATATATCTGCCCATGATCGTTAACCGCTCCCTTTTGCTCTAGGTAGAAAAATCCCTACTGACAAGGTTAGTGACCAATCTATTCAGATCGTCATGGCACCCTAGTGGCAGAGAAAAAATGCGCTCCTAGCGACTACTCGTCTCTGATTAATCACCTTGCAATTAAGGAATAAATAATCTATTTATTATGATTAACTCATTTGTAAAGGTTGAAAAAAAATCAACAGAGCGCCCCTACTGAGCGGGAACTTACGGAGGCAATGACGGCAGTTGGCGGTACAGTTATTTCTGTTGAAGGAAATAATGCATGTAGGCGCGTAGACTACACTGGAACTGTAAACCATACTAGGTTTGAAAATAAACTAATTGAGATTGCTAATGGCAACCGAAACAGTTGGAATTTTATATGGGCTGACGCAATAACAACAGGATTAGCTTCTTTAGCAGAA includes the following:
- a CDS encoding RimK family protein, producing the protein MAEHILLVENLSDWKADYPSFSVVAAKDYLTLPVYSKKKHLHIVNLCRSYRYLSLGYYCSLLAEARGHRSIPTVRTIQDLSRKAIYSLDTEDLDSKLHKILTRRQENGDSTTFTLTLFFGQCEVGELKELAYQLFGVFRAPILRVEFKLQGSWRIATLKPLSLHTLKKDQMEAFFTALKDHLSRPWRKPRNRSHYPYDLAVLYNPQEQLPPSDPQALKKLIRVGKRYGVNVELIQRQDYARLAEYDALFIRETTQITHYTYRFAKKAESEGMVVIDDPDSILRCTNKIYLKELLEGNQLPIPKTVILRKDNWEEVEQQIAYPIVIKVPDGSFSRGVFKVENKVELLQVTKQLFKDSDLLLAQEFVYTTFDWRIGVLNKEVLFACRYFMSRKHWQILNHNAPGRPKHGGYETLKIADVPAKVIQVGLRAATLIGDGLYGVDLKETARGVKVIEVNDNPNIDSGVEDQVLKDELYQRLIEVFVARLERQRGGKG
- a CDS encoding GNAT family N-acetyltransferase/peptidase C39 family protein, encoding MVRLATISDLDALVDLEASCFHSDRLSRRNFRYMLTRANGSILVEEDDHTVRGYVLLLFSRGTAMARLYSIAVGSLARKQGVGEVLVKAAEVAARERGAACLRLEIRKDNRASLSLFNRLGYKKFGEFASYYEDHMDALRLEKTLTPDLNLDLLRVPFYEQTLDFTCGPSALMMAMKALHPELTLNRKLELRIWREATTIFMTSGHGGCGPYGLALSAWHRGFGVEIYVKAEETFLLNSVRSAEKKEVVRLVQEDMIEEIHSLDIPIIQGSLTVPEIREKFEKGSIPVIFISSYRIYGEKFPHWVVVVGFDDHFVYVHDPYVDYENEETPTDSISMPILHWEFGCMARYGRAGLAAVLMISRREG
- the argE gene encoding acetylornithine deacetylase translates to MPHSAPPLMEMITQLIATPSISSVNQTWDQSNLPIIELLDSWLSALGFSIEIQPIPDQKTDKANLIATLGQGSEGLILAGHTDTVPFDQGQWRQDPFQLTEREGKLYGLGTADMKAFLVLAIEAARSFNPSTLKHPLILLATADEESTTCGARSLVNAGRYLGRHALIGEPTGLRPIRQHKGVFIEGIQLRGHSGHSSNPALGNNALEGMHAVISELLAFRADLESRYHNPVFDVPSPTLNLGHIHGGDNPNRICAECELHFDLRPLPGMDIQELRQMLHSRVTQVAVSRGLTCKTMILAEGIPPFETPSTAAIIEATERLTGYPAGTAAFGTEGPFLNQLGMETVILGPGDIAQAHQPNEYLSLDRIKPTIDLLQRLIQQFCCH
- the argA gene encoding amino-acid N-acetyltransferase, producing the protein MSQDYLLPEVHWLRNAASYIHAHRGRTFVIAFAGDTVREPHFPHLIHDITLLSSLGIQLVLVHGARPQIEAALAQRNLNLRYINGLRVTDDSVLPHIKEAVGAVRIEIEALLSMGLPNSPMAGAKVRVVSGNFITARPLGVREGVDYCHTGEVRKIDAQAIRQCLNHGAIILLSPLGYSPTGEVFNLSADEVATASAIALKADKLIFMSAELWAAELLPRELTPTGAAQILQSSPQLPGELAYYLQNAVRACRAKVQRVHIIHQHLDGALLMELFKRDGIGTLVTATAFEDTRKATIEDIGGILELIAPLEEKSLLVRRPRERLEMEIHCFTIMERDGAIIACAALYPFSAEKIGELACLVVHPDYRQSGRATALLATIEKAAMEQGLHHLCVLTTQTAHWFQERGFTPANLEVLPENKRRLYNYQRNSKVLVKYL